The genomic window AACATCATGAAACCAATGTCTTTTTGATTAACACCGGTTGGTCAGGGGGTCCTTATGGAGTAGGTCATCGTATTGCGATTAAGCATACTAGGGCTATGGTTACAGCAGCCTTGAATGGACAATTAGATCAGGTGAAGTATCATCCCCATCCTATTTTTAAAGTCTTAGTTCCTGAAAAAGTTACGGGGGTTCCCCATCGTATTCTAGACCCCCAAAACACTTGGGATGATGCCGAAGCCTATCAACAACAAGCCTTAGAATTAGCTTATCGTTTCGAGGCCAATTTTCAACAATTTAAGGATGTTCCTGCTGATATTATGTCTGCTGGCCCAGTAGTGGGTTGACACTCTCCCGTTAATTGCTAATACAATTTAACGTGAGGTCGGAGTTAGAATTCTTACCCAATAGGTCAGCATCGGGTAGTTCACCTTAACCCCTATGCCAAATGGTAACACCTCCCGGTTGATCGACTAAGATAACTCCTTGTTCTTTTAACTCATCTCGAATGCGATCGCTTTCGGCAAAATTCTTATTTTTTCGGGCTTCTTTTCTCTTTTCAATGAATGCTTCAATTGCAGCATCATCTAACCCGTCACTTTTTTCACTGTTCACTGGATTGCTATCCGCTTCTAACCCTAAAACAGTAGCTAAAGCTATTAAGGTCTGCCATTGTTTTTGTAACAATTCTGAAGGGGTTTCAGTTTTCCCTTGATGCACCAATAAATTCCCTTCTTTGCGTAATTCCTTAGCGATTTCAAATAAAACGGCTAAGCCACCAGCAAAATTAAAATCATCGTCTACCGTATCTTGAAACCGTTGGATAAACTCAGGTAACAACTCAGACCTATTTTCTTTAAACCCTAACTTACTACCCTGTTGAAAGCCAAATAATAACCCTTCGGATAAAGTTTGCCACCCTTTCGTGGCTGCTTCTAAGGCTTCATCGGTAAAATCGACGGGTTTGCGATAATGGGCTTGCAAAATAAACAACCTTACAGCCATCGGGTCAAATTTCTCTAATAATTCCCGAATAGTCGTAAAATTGCCTAAAGACTTCGACATTTTTTCCCCACCCACCTTAACCATACCATTGTGTAACCAATAACGAGCTAAAGGTTTCCCCGTTGCTGCTTCTGACTGGGCGATCTCGTTTTCATGATGAGG from Crocosphaera subtropica ATCC 51142 includes these protein-coding regions:
- the cysS gene encoding cysteine--tRNA ligase produces the protein MTLTVYNTLTRNKEPFTTIEEGKVKMYCCGITVYDYCHLGHARTCIVWDVVRRYLQWRGYDVTYIQNFTDIDDKILNRARQEKTTMEAVSERFIEAYFEDMECLNVAKADAYPRATHTLNGIQRLVSELEAKGYAYASEGDVYYNVHQFKPYGKLSGRKLEDLQAGASGRVAVEDAEASKKKDPADFAVWKSAKPGEPAWDSPWGKGRPGWHIECSAMVRERLGETIDIHVGGSDLIFPHHENEIAQSEAATGKPLARYWLHNGMVKVGGEKMSKSLGNFTTIRELLEKFDPMAVRLFILQAHYRKPVDFTDEALEAATKGWQTLSEGLLFGFQQGSKLGFKENRSELLPEFIQRFQDTVDDDFNFAGGLAVLFEIAKELRKEGNLLVHQGKTETPSELLQKQWQTLIALATVLGLEADSNPVNSEKSDGLDDAAIEAFIEKRKEARKNKNFAESDRIRDELKEQGVILVDQPGGVTIWHRG